Proteins encoded in a region of the Octopus sinensis unplaced genomic scaffold, ASM634580v1 Contig15123, whole genome shotgun sequence genome:
- the LOC115230272 gene encoding uncharacterized protein LOC115230272, which translates to MLNKAFAQHCPLPIGTGIIIPVQKPGKRRGPCGSLRLVVLVTFLRKTLSTIVRSRISRSIDRYLSCSQSGFRPGRSTADIVWTYRWINAICQKYKRSFHVLVINMSKAFDSINRSKLLIVLKNIVDEDSLRMIRLLLSETQLLVRIGPKESRLFPTNVGTPQGDTLSPILFIVYLEAALRDLRLEIGCMDNQVMELVYADDLDFITEDRKLIEIIMEKARTIFDKWSHKVNEEKTEITTVERVPTRIDEKWQNVRKLGSLLGDSEDITRRKILSTIALKKLQSIWMRKNQISTKMRLRLYDAFVRPVLMHNAGTWGTSEKNMEQLDSFHRGQLRKLLGYSWPKKISNDKLYRLANCGPISLNILETRWRLFGHILRMKKETPCNMAMEEFFGHTEYSKYRGRPRDCLPGILTKEYAMIGGRLMDADDLDEIGKRARRRKGWKGLTTRIVKNMAQAKP; encoded by the coding sequence ATGCTGAACAAGGCGTTTGCCCAACACTGCCCACTTCCAATCGGGACAGGAATAATAATACCCGTCCAGAAACCGGGCAAACGACGGGGACCCTGTGGAAGCCTGAGACTGGTTGTATTAGTCACCTTTCTAAGGAAAACTCTATCGACTATTGTTCGAAGCCGAATATCAAGATCAATCGATCGTTATCTCTCTTGCAGTCAGAGTGGTTTCAGGCCTGGAAGATCCACGGCCGATATTGTTTGGACCTATCGCTGGATCAATGCAATATGTCAGAAGTATAAACGATCTTTTCATGTCCTGGTAATCAACATGAGCAAAGCTTTTGATAGCATCAACAGGAGCAAACTACTTATCGTGTTAAAGAACATTGTAGATGAAGACAGTCTACGCATGATACGTCTGCTATTATCGGAAACTCAACTTCTTGTCAGAATTGGCCCTAAGGAATCTAGACTATTTCCTACAAATGTTGGAACCCCACAAGGGGACACACTATCGCCTATATTATTTATCGTCTATCTGGAGGCAGCTCTGAGAGACCTAAGACTAGAAATTGGATGTATGGACAACCAAGTTATGGAACTCGTATACGCGGATGATCTTGATTTTATTACGGAGGAtcggaaattaatagaaattattatggaGAAAGCAAGAACAATTTTCGATAAATGGTCACACAAAGTCAATGAAGAGAAAACCGAAATAACCACCGTCGAACGTGTGCCAACTCGCATAGATGAGAAGTGGCAAAACGTCCGAAAACTCGGATCTCTTCTTGGCGATTCCGAAGATATTACCAGACGAAAAATATTATCAACAATTGCACTTAAAAAACTTCAATCCATCTGGATGAGAAAAAACCAAATTTCGACTAAGATGCGCCTACGATTATATGATGCATTTGTCCGACCTGTCCTCATGCACAACGCAGGTACTTGGGGAACATCAGAGAAAAACATGGAGCAACTTGACTCTTTCCACAGGGGTCAACTGAGAAAACTCCTCGGCTATTCGTGGCcgaagaaaatatcaaatgataAATTATACAGGTTAGCTAACTGTGGGCCTATAAGTCTAAATATACTTGAAACCCGCTGGCGCCTGTTTGGACATATTTTAcgaatgaagaaagaaacaccATGCAACATGGCCATGGAAGAATTTTTCGGCCATACTGAATACTCTAAATATAGAGGACGTCCAAGAGACTGTCTTCCGGGAATACTTACAAAGGAATATGCTATGATCGGAGGCCGATTGATGGATGCAGACGATCTGGACGAAATCGGAAAGAGGGCAAGACGACGGAAGGGATGGAAGGGACTAACGACAAGAATAGTTAAAAACATGGCACAAGCGAAACCATAA